In Kazachstania africana CBS 2517 chromosome 4, complete genome, the following are encoded in one genomic region:
- the PEX15 gene encoding Pex15p (similar to Saccharomyces cerevisiae PEX15 (YOL044W); ancestral locus Anc_7.87), with amino-acid sequence MAHTNHKSHNTKLHDEKELSSSVRDLLNDEMFNKGTHEANAIVSQLKFQECQALFIESSFVESLNKMHECGYLEKDLLSSNYDVFKLFVNNCENIEDFKMLGAELQIIASETFECEMMDLLPLQDSSSSLLLMKFLHCCSKTLHLDGTTKTEKSIELQSFVKNLINKNVRSSLNDNDFVYYMTSLYIFQIEIGLLSNKPTQDLYFALCNSIPNLSSSLLKMDIHGINAQQDILNKLDECQELRKDYHHRHSNHYHEKIQKRRNSTKLRSLPSKSMEEAELKRLKEENETYRNQTEESSHTTLTHVVSHWNAKLHQLLQQFPQFQEIRAVLDFLKKYRQHTYVLAFLLGIILINRKFGRIKGIIRYISRILKSLLPQLLQLLQTLTAV; translated from the coding sequence ATGGCTCATACAAATCATAAATCTCACAATACTAAGCTCCATGATGAGAAGGAACTTAGTTCCTCGGTGCGCGACTTATTAAACGATGAGATGTTTAACAAGGGTACCCATGAAGCAAATGCCATAGTGTCACAATTGAAGTTTCAAGAATGTCAGGCACTTTTTATCGAGTCATCCTTTGTAGAAAGTCTCAATAAGATGCATGAGTGCGGTTATTTAGAGAAGGACTTATTATCAAGCAACTATGatgttttcaaattatttgttAATAATTGCGAGAACATCGAAGACTTCAAGATGCTGGGAGCAGAATTGCAGATAATAGCAAGTGAGACATTTGAATGTGAAATGATGGACCTTTTGCCGCTACAAGACTCCTCTTCGTCACTATTGctaatgaaatttcttcactGCTGCAGCAAGACATTACATTTAGATGGTACAACGAAAACAGAAAAGTCTATTGAGCTGCAAAGTTTTGTAAAGAATCTAATTAATAAAAACGTTAGAAGTTCTTTGAATGACAATGACTTTGTTTATTACATGACTTCCctttatattttccaaatcgAGATTGGTTTATTGTCAAACAAACCTACACAGGACCTGTATTTTGCCCTTTGCAACTCAATACCCAATCTTTCgtcttcattattaaagATGGATATTCATGGAATAAACGCGCAACAGGACATTCTGAACAAGCTTGATGAATGTCAAGAGCTTAGAAAAgattatcatcatcgtcaCAGTAATCATTACcatgaaaagattcaaaagagaagaaattcCACAAAATTAAGAAGTCTACCGTCAAAATCAATGGAAGAGgcagaattgaaaagactaaaggaggaaaatgaaacatATCGCAACCAAACTGAAGAATCATCACATACAACTTTAACACATGTAGTTTCTCATTGGAACGCTAAATTGCACCAGTTGTTGCAACAATTTCCAcagtttcaagaaattcgAGCTGTACTCGacttcttgaaaaaatacaGACAACATACATACGTATTAGCATTTCTACTCGGAATAATCCTCATTAACAGAAAATTTGGCAGAATAAAAGGTATAATTAGATACATCTCCAGAATACTGAAATCGTTGCTGCCTCAGCTCCTCCAGTTATTACAAACACTCACCGCAGTATAA
- the TPD3 gene encoding protein phosphatase 2A structural subunit TPD3 (similar to Saccharomyces cerevisiae TPD3 (YAL016W); ancestral locus Anc_7.88), with the protein MSTETTESKDIYPLALLMDELKHDDISNRIDAMKKLDTIAIALGSERTRNELMPFLIEVAQDDEDEVFAVLADELSKFIPLVGGPKYATLILPVLEILASTEETLVRDKAIDSLNNIAHELSQDQLFNDFVPMIDRLSTADWFSSKVSACGLFKSVIVRIRDDTLRQNLLALYLQLVSDDTPMVKRAAAKNLPPIIDLLTQNPDLSNNHDWDYISNMFQKIINDNQDSVKFLAVDCLISILKFFNTKNGSAHTKDLLDSSVKLITDEAWRVRYMAADKLTELASQFVSEPSCLNSLVEPFLSLCEDNESDVRKAVAQQLPGFAKILKTSLSETDFVLGKIIPAVQNLSMDESEVVRASLALKVTELVEVMTKEEAIDHLLPILLNMLKDEFPDVRLNIIANLKIVNDSIGIDLLSESLLPAITELANDVNWRVRMAIIEYMPILAEHLGVDFFNQQLSDLCLSWLWDTVFSIREAAVNNLKKLTKIFGSEWCRDEIISRLLKFDSQLLENFIYRFTLLTALTTLIPVVSIDAVNEQILPFVKHLADDAVPNIRFNVAKSYAIIVEALLSGEDKDTNKALVKDSILPSLEKLCSDNDFDVKYFAGESIKKCNELASA; encoded by the coding sequence atgTCCACAGAAACCACAGAATCAAAAGACATTTATCCACTTGCTTTACTAATGGACGAATTGAAGCATGATGACATTTCTAATAGAATTGATGCCATGAAGAAACTGGATACGATAGCTATTGCTCTTGGTTCAGAAAGAACTAGAAATGAGCTAATGCCATTTCTAATTGAAGTTGCTCAggatgatgaggatgaagTGTTCGCAGTTTTAGCTGATGAATTAAGCAAATTTATTCCATTAGTAGGGGGTCCCAAATATGCCACATTAATATTACCGGTATTGGAAATATTGGCTTCAACCGAGGAAACACTTGTTCGAGATAAAGCCAttgattctttgaataatattGCGCATGAATTGTCGCAAGATCaacttttcaatgattttgTTCCCATGATCGATCGCCTTTCTACTGCAGATTGGTTTTCCTCGAAAGTTTCAGCATGCGGTCTTTTCAAGTCTGTTATCGTTAGAATTAGAGATGATACTTTAAGACAAAACTTACTTGCCTTATATTTACAATTAGTTTCTGATGACACACCAATGGTTAAAAGAGCTGCCGCCAAGAATCTTCCTCCtataattgatttgttAACCCAAAATCCtgatttatcaaataacCATGATTGGGATTacatttcaaatatgtttcaaaaaattatcaatgaTAATCAGGATTCCGTGAAATTCTTAGCTGTTGATTGTCTTATTTctatattaaaatttttcaatacaaaAAATGGATCGGCCCATACAAAGGATTTATTGGATTCCTCAGTGAAATTGATAACAGATGAAGCTTGGAGGGTTCGTTATATGGCCGCTGATAAGCTTACCGAATTAGCCAGCCAATTTGTTAGCGAACCAAGCTGCCTAAATTCATTGGTAGAACCTTTTTTGAGCTTGTGTGAAGATAATGAGAGTGATGTAAGGAAGGCAGTTGCACAACAGCTTCCTGGATTTGctaaaatattgaagacaTCATTATCTGAAACTGATTTTGTACTAGGAAAAATTATACCTGCTGTGCAAAATTTGAGTATGGACGAAAGTGAAGTTGTTAGAGCATCATTAGCATTAAAAGTAACCGAATTAGTTGAAGTCATGACTAAAGAAGAGGCTATAGACCATTTATTACCTATTTTATTAAACATGCTAAAGGACGAATTCCCGGACGTTCgtttgaatattattgCCAACCTAAAAATTGTCAATGATTCAATTGGtattgatttattatcgGAATCTTTGCTCCCAGCAATTACAGAACTAGCAAATGACGTTAACTGGAGGGTAAGAATGGcaattattgaatatatgCCTATTTTAGCCGAACACCTTGGTGTTGACTTCTTCAATCAACAGTTGTCAGATTTATGTCTTTCATGGTTATGGGATACCGTCTTCTCTATTAGAGAAGCAGCCgtcaataatttgaaaaaattaacgAAGATATTTGGCTCGGAATGGTGTCGCgatgaaattatttcaagattgTTGAAATTCGATTCACAATTGCTTGAAAACTTCATATATAGATTCACTTTACTTACTGCCTTGACTACTTTGATACCAGTTGTCTCTATCGATGCTGTAAATGAACAGATCCTACCGTTTGTAAAGCACTTAGCTGATGATGCAGTACCAAATATCAGATTCAACGTTGCCAAGTCGTATGCTATTATCGTAGAAGCTTTATTAAGCGGTGAAGACAAGGATACGAACAAAGCATTAGTTAAAGACTCAATCTTGCCTTCATTAGAAAAGTTATGCAGtgataatgattttgacGTCAAATATTTTGCCGGTGAAAGtataaaaaaatgcaatGAACTAGCAAGTGCCTAA